A genomic window from Ilyobacter polytropus DSM 2926 includes:
- a CDS encoding phage tail protein: protein MITIDPMSIRVADYMLKGVSKGVVKSLYRSLNRANSTAKTTLSKEIRKRYYVKAKTVKKDVSVIKANSSSMNSGIRVKGYLLPLSSYKVLSRKGKKVKISVKKGGRVKTFKRAFTSNVAARSKGGEVSTHFGVFERVNSSRLPIRQLYGPSVPEMANNSEVKEAANKSAQTMFDKRFDHEVRRLLDK from the coding sequence ATGATTACAATAGACCCCATGAGTATAAGAGTAGCAGATTATATGTTGAAAGGTGTCAGTAAAGGAGTTGTAAAATCTCTTTACAGGTCATTAAATAGAGCAAATTCTACTGCTAAAACAACTCTTAGTAAAGAAATAAGGAAAAGATATTATGTGAAAGCTAAAACTGTAAAAAAAGATGTCAGTGTAATAAAAGCTAATTCTTCAAGCATGAATTCAGGTATAAGAGTAAAAGGCTATTTACTTCCCTTAAGTTCTTATAAGGTTCTGTCAAGAAAAGGGAAAAAGGTGAAAATATCTGTAAAAAAAGGGGGCAGAGTAAAAACTTTCAAAAGAGCCTTTACCAGCAATGTTGCAGCTAGATCCAAAGGAGGAGAAGTATCAACACATTTTGGCGTATTTGAAAGGGTCAATAGCTCAAGACTTCCTATACGACAGCTATATGGACCATCTGTACCAGAAATGGCAAATAACTCTGAAGTGAAAGAAGCAGCAAACAAATCGGCTCAGACAATGTTTGATAAAAGGTTTGATCATGAGGTAAGGAGGTTACTGGATAAATGA